Part of the Halomarina litorea genome is shown below.
AGACCTACCACCCCGTTCGGTGTACGGTCGATCATGTCCCCGAACCGAACGGAGCCGCTGTTCGACCTGACCGTCACGCTCGCGAGTGCGGTGGTGTTCGCGGCGTACATGCTCGGCGTGTTCCTCGACCCCATGTCGGCCGCGACCGTCGGAGCCGCCGTCGTCGCGGGCCTCGCCGTCGTCCTCGCGCCGCGCGGTGCCAGAGTCGCCCCCGCCGTCGTCGGCGTTGCCGGCGTCCTCCTCGCGGGGTACGTCGTCCCGTGGGCCGTCTTCGAGGGTCTCGTCGTCGACGCCGGCGCCTCGACCGAACCGTACCTCGCGGCCCTCGGGTCGCTGGCCGTCCTCGCGTCGCTGTTCGCCGTCCTCCGCGTCACCGCCCGTCCGGGGTCGCGGTCGGCCCCGCCGGTCTGAAACCGCGGACCCGACTCCGCGCATCGGTGTGTTTTTGCCTCCCGTCGCCGCCCACTCCCTCATGAGCGAGGACGCTGACCGCGAGGGCACGGGGAACGACGGACGCGGGGACGAGAGCGAGGGGATGACCTACTCGGACGCGGGCGTCGACATCGCCGACAGCGAGGCGGCGACGGCCGCACTCGTCTCCGCGGTGGGGGAGTTCGAGGGCGACTACGCCGGTCTGCTGGACATCGGCGACCGCTACCTCGCGCTCGCGACCGACGGCGTCGGCACGAAGTTGCTCGTCGCGGAGGCGATGGGCGACTACACCACCATCGGCATCGACTGCATCGCGATGAACGCGAACGACCTCGTCGCGGCGGGCGTCGACCCCGTCGCGTTCGTGGACTACCTCGCCGTGGACGTGCCCGACGACGACGTGGCCGAACAGGTCGGGACGGGCCTCTCTGCGGGCGCGGCCGAGGCAGGCGTCACCCTCGTCGGTGGCGAGACGGCCGTGATGCCCGAGGTCATCAAGGGACTGGACCTCGCGGGCACCTGCGCCGGTCTCGCCCCCAAGGACGCCGTCTTCTCCGGCGCGGCCGAGGTGGGCGACGCCCTCGTGGGCTT
Proteins encoded:
- the purM gene encoding phosphoribosylformylglycinamidine cyclo-ligase, which codes for MSEDADREGTGNDGRGDESEGMTYSDAGVDIADSEAATAALVSAVGEFEGDYAGLLDIGDRYLALATDGVGTKLLVAEAMGDYTTIGIDCIAMNANDLVAAGVDPVAFVDYLAVDVPDDDVAEQVGTGLSAGAAEAGVTLVGGETAVMPEVIKGLDLAGTCAGLAPKDAVFSGAAEVGDALVGFPASGIHSNGLTLARKAATKNHDFTDAFPLDESKTVGEVLLEPTRIYADLLDPLREHDANAAAHVTGGGWTNLSRMGAFRYVVEDALDPHPVFEFVQREGDVDDEEMYRTFNMGTGFVAALAPEDAEALTDETDGEVVGRVAEGSGIEVAGLSLE